A genome region from Hymenobacter tibetensis includes the following:
- a CDS encoding bifunctional alpha,alpha-trehalose-phosphate synthase (UDP-forming)/trehalose-phosphatase, with protein sequence MSRTIIVSNRLPTKVIRTENTLTFQPSEGGLATGLGSIYRQDSNVWVGWPGLFVEDEAEEKHVQEELLNDSMVPVFLTEAEIRDFYEGFSNSTLWPTFHYFTQYATYEQEHWDAYVAVNEKFCRAVLEQAGPDDTIWVHDYQLLLLPELLRRARPDCTIGFFLHIPFPSQELIRVLPWRMELLQGLLGADLIGFHTYGYMRHFLSAVSQLLGLNSQNGQLETPTRTVLVDAFPMGIDYERYAKAAASEAALTHEGEYREALRNTRVILSIDRLDYTKGIAQRLRAFEVLLQRYPEWRDKVSLIMVVVPSRDQVAQYASLKEEIDELVGRINAQFSTISWTPIHYFYRSFPLEELAALYRLAEVALVTPMRDGMNLVAKEFVASKADQRGVLILSERAGAARELSDAIIINPTDVGQLAESMHDALVMPEEEQIARMAAMQALVKQYDVFSWTKLFMDRLSYAKIKQLTLATETLDAATLAELESEYQSADKRLLLLDYDGTLAPFTANPQRAQPDEEMLHLLQRLSENPRNRVVIISGRDRTTLEKWLGHLPLSFIAEHGVWLRRAGEEWTLFQPLRNDWKRELRPILELYVNRTAGSFIEDKEYSLVWHFRRADAELSAVRARELVSHLTFLTSNTDLQVMEGNKVIEVKNAGINKGTAAARWLSEYEPGFILAIGDDRTDEDTFGAMPPEAYTVKVGSAPRSLARFHVRGTTDVRHLLRKLL encoded by the coding sequence ATGTCCCGCACCATTATTGTTTCCAATCGACTTCCTACCAAAGTAATACGCACTGAAAACACCCTTACCTTCCAGCCAAGCGAGGGTGGATTGGCCACCGGCCTAGGCTCTATCTATCGGCAAGACAGCAATGTGTGGGTAGGCTGGCCAGGCTTATTTGTAGAAGACGAGGCGGAAGAGAAACATGTGCAGGAGGAACTCCTGAACGACAGCATGGTTCCGGTGTTTCTGACGGAAGCAGAAATCCGGGATTTTTACGAAGGCTTCAGTAACTCCACGCTCTGGCCTACTTTTCACTACTTCACGCAGTATGCCACCTACGAGCAGGAGCACTGGGATGCGTATGTGGCCGTAAACGAAAAGTTCTGCCGGGCCGTGCTCGAACAAGCCGGACCCGACGATACCATCTGGGTGCACGACTACCAACTGCTGCTGCTACCTGAGCTGCTCCGCCGCGCCCGCCCCGACTGCACCATTGGTTTCTTCCTGCACATTCCGTTCCCGTCGCAGGAGCTGATTCGGGTGTTGCCGTGGCGTATGGAGTTGCTACAGGGCCTATTGGGTGCCGACTTGATTGGTTTCCATACGTACGGCTACATGCGGCATTTCCTTAGCGCTGTTTCGCAGCTGCTTGGGCTCAACTCGCAGAACGGGCAACTGGAAACGCCTACCCGAACTGTGCTGGTTGATGCTTTCCCGATGGGCATTGACTACGAGCGGTACGCTAAGGCGGCAGCTTCTGAGGCGGCCCTTACCCACGAAGGCGAATACCGAGAAGCGCTGCGCAACACCCGCGTGATTTTGTCTATCGACCGGCTGGATTACACCAAGGGTATTGCGCAACGCTTGCGCGCCTTCGAGGTACTGCTGCAGCGTTATCCTGAGTGGCGCGACAAAGTAAGCCTTATCATGGTGGTGGTACCCTCCCGCGACCAAGTAGCGCAGTATGCGTCGCTCAAAGAGGAGATTGACGAGCTAGTGGGACGCATTAACGCCCAGTTCAGTACCATCAGCTGGACCCCCATCCACTACTTCTACCGCTCTTTCCCTTTGGAAGAGCTAGCCGCATTGTACCGGTTAGCAGAAGTAGCCCTAGTGACGCCTATGCGCGACGGCATGAACCTGGTGGCCAAGGAGTTTGTGGCCAGCAAAGCCGATCAGCGCGGGGTGCTTATCCTGAGCGAACGGGCCGGGGCAGCACGCGAGTTGTCGGATGCCATCATCATCAACCCTACGGACGTTGGGCAATTGGCAGAATCCATGCACGATGCGCTGGTGATGCCCGAAGAAGAGCAGATTGCTCGCATGGCCGCCATGCAGGCCCTGGTGAAGCAATATGATGTATTTTCCTGGACCAAGCTGTTCATGGACCGCCTCTCCTACGCTAAAATCAAGCAGCTTACCCTGGCCACCGAAACGCTGGATGCTGCTACCCTTGCCGAGCTGGAAAGCGAATATCAGTCAGCCGACAAGCGCCTGCTGTTGCTGGACTACGATGGCACGCTGGCACCCTTCACAGCCAACCCACAGCGGGCCCAACCCGACGAGGAAATGCTTCATCTGCTGCAGCGGCTCTCCGAGAACCCGCGCAACCGCGTCGTCATCATCAGCGGCCGCGACCGGACTACCCTGGAGAAATGGCTGGGGCACTTACCTCTAAGTTTCATTGCCGAACACGGAGTATGGTTGCGGCGAGCCGGCGAAGAATGGACGTTGTTCCAACCCCTGCGCAACGATTGGAAACGTGAGTTGCGGCCCATTTTAGAGCTGTACGTCAACCGTACGGCCGGCTCCTTTATTGAAGACAAGGAATACTCGCTGGTTTGGCACTTCCGGCGCGCCGATGCTGAACTAAGCGCCGTGCGTGCCCGAGAACTGGTCAGCCACCTTACCTTCCTGACTTCCAACACCGATTTGCAGGTGATGGAGGGCAACAAAGTAATTGAGGTGAAAAACGCGGGCATAAACAAAGGCACTGCCGCTGCGCGCTGGCTCTCCGAGTATGAGCCTGGCTTCATCTTAGCCATCGGCGACGACCGAACCGACGAAGACACGTTTGGGGCAATGCCGCCCGAAGCCTACACCGTGAAGGTGGGCAGTGCCCCTCGTTCGCTGGCCCGGTTCCACGTGCGCGGCACTACCGATGTACGGCACCTACTGCGCAAACTGCTGTAG
- a CDS encoding glycoside hydrolase family 15 protein, which produces MTKHTYDMGLIGNCAYLALIRKDTSVAWLCWPRFDSSFVFGDLLDTEKGGEFSVRPGTNGTFESNQYYLPNTNVLCTEIETEEGSYRVTDFAPRFEQHERYYKPLMIIRKLEPLTGTPRIRVTCNPVGDYGKTQLSRRRSSNHIAFLGLSEEIRLTTDIPLTYILDNEDFVLNMPRYLVLTYGAPLEASLESTSERFLRSTVDYWRKWVKSTSISNFHQNAVIRSALALKMHQYEDTGAIIAASTTSLPEAPGSTRNWDYRYCWMRDTYYTLTAFNNIGHFEEMERYFHYIANISTKVTGKYQPLYGISGTSELVEQELDLAGYLGNQPVRIGNDAYTHIQNDVYGQVLVALLPLYVDCRFLDPGRTNPGKLIYEALHMIQATMDQPDAGLWEFRHIAQYHCYTYLFHWAGSHAARKVAHSLGNHEMEALATELQEEAARRIEQCFNEDRQAYANAIGSPHLDASTLQLIMMGYLDPNTPRAHTHLEALEKELMTPEGLFYRYRHADDFGTPETTFLICSFWYVETLACVGRLDDAIREFEKLLTYTNHLGLLSEDVDAKTGSQWGNFPQAYSHVGLVNAAYRIAKKLDRPNFV; this is translated from the coding sequence ATGACCAAGCATACCTACGACATGGGCCTGATCGGCAACTGTGCCTACCTGGCTTTAATTCGCAAGGATACCTCTGTGGCCTGGCTTTGCTGGCCGCGCTTCGACAGCAGCTTTGTGTTCGGCGACTTGCTGGACACTGAAAAAGGCGGCGAGTTCAGCGTCCGGCCCGGTACGAACGGTACCTTTGAGTCCAACCAATACTACCTGCCTAACACCAACGTGTTGTGCACGGAAATTGAAACCGAGGAAGGCAGCTACCGCGTGACCGATTTCGCCCCTCGGTTCGAGCAGCACGAGCGGTACTACAAACCCCTGATGATTATCAGGAAGCTGGAGCCGCTGACGGGTACGCCCCGGATTCGGGTAACCTGCAACCCCGTTGGGGACTACGGCAAAACGCAGCTCAGCCGCCGCCGCAGCTCCAACCACATTGCGTTTCTGGGCCTCAGCGAAGAAATCCGCCTGACCACCGACATCCCGCTTACCTACATTCTCGACAACGAGGATTTCGTGCTGAACATGCCGCGCTACTTGGTGCTCACGTATGGTGCACCGCTGGAAGCCTCCTTGGAAAGCACGTCGGAGCGTTTTTTGCGCAGCACTGTAGACTATTGGCGCAAGTGGGTGAAGAGCACCAGCATCAGCAATTTCCACCAGAATGCGGTGATTCGCTCGGCCCTGGCCCTGAAAATGCACCAGTACGAAGACACGGGAGCCATCATTGCCGCCAGCACCACCAGCTTGCCCGAAGCCCCCGGCAGCACCCGCAATTGGGACTACCGCTACTGCTGGATGCGCGATACGTACTACACCCTCACGGCCTTCAATAACATTGGGCACTTCGAGGAGATGGAGCGGTATTTCCACTACATCGCCAATATCTCCACCAAAGTAACCGGCAAATACCAGCCCCTTTATGGCATCAGCGGCACTTCGGAGCTGGTTGAGCAGGAACTGGACCTAGCTGGCTACCTCGGCAACCAACCAGTGCGCATCGGCAACGACGCGTACACGCACATCCAAAACGACGTGTACGGGCAGGTGCTGGTGGCTTTGTTGCCGCTCTATGTGGATTGCCGCTTCCTGGACCCCGGACGGACCAACCCTGGCAAGCTCATTTACGAGGCACTGCACATGATTCAGGCCACCATGGACCAGCCGGATGCTGGCTTGTGGGAGTTCCGCCATATTGCGCAGTACCACTGCTACACCTACCTTTTCCATTGGGCTGGTAGTCATGCCGCCCGCAAGGTGGCGCATTCCCTCGGCAACCACGAGATGGAAGCCTTGGCCACCGAGCTGCAGGAAGAAGCGGCGCGCCGGATCGAGCAGTGCTTCAACGAAGACCGCCAGGCTTACGCCAACGCCATTGGCTCCCCTCACCTCGACGCCAGCACGTTGCAGCTCATCATGATGGGCTACCTCGACCCCAATACCCCACGGGCGCATACGCACCTGGAGGCGTTGGAAAAAGAGCTGATGACGCCCGAAGGCCTGTTCTACCGCTACCGCCACGCCGATGATTTCGGTACGCCCGAAACCACATTCCTGATCTGTTCTTTCTGGTACGTCGAAACGTTGGCCTGCGTCGGCCGCCTCGATGATGCCATTCGGGAGTTCGAGAAACTGCTCACGTACACCAACCACTTGGGCTTGCTGAGTGAAGACGTGGACGCCAAAACCGGCTCGCAGTGGGGCAATTTCCCCCAAGCATACAGCCACGTGGGGTTGGTAAACGCCGCCTACCGCATTGCCAAAAAGCTGGACCGGCCAAACTTCGTTTAG
- a CDS encoding TVP38/TMEM64 family protein, whose amino-acid sequence MPDSTSRPRANHLPLYLTLALLATLVGAYFLWPAFQNLVQEGFKVLKSGEQQQIAAWMQQFGFWGPIVLILLMVVQMFLFVVNVVALILVAILAYGPWWGSLLALGGIVVASTVGYGLGRAMGESFVSRLLGDKTEKKVIDIVEQYGVWAVVIARLSPALSDDAISFVAGVARMGYLKFMAATVAGVVPLIALLAYLGEDSKRLKTGLLWVSGVSVLLFGAYVWWDHRRQKSS is encoded by the coding sequence ATGCCTGATTCCACTTCTCGCCCTCGCGCCAACCATCTTCCGCTCTATCTAACTCTTGCTTTGCTCGCTACGCTGGTAGGGGCCTATTTTCTGTGGCCAGCGTTTCAGAACCTGGTGCAGGAAGGGTTTAAAGTGCTGAAAAGCGGCGAACAACAACAAATTGCTGCCTGGATGCAGCAATTCGGTTTCTGGGGCCCCATCGTGCTGATACTACTGATGGTGGTGCAGATGTTTCTGTTTGTGGTGAATGTGGTAGCCCTGATACTGGTTGCTATTCTGGCCTATGGGCCCTGGTGGGGCTCCCTGCTGGCGTTGGGCGGCATTGTGGTAGCTTCCACGGTAGGCTACGGCCTCGGCCGGGCCATGGGCGAGTCGTTTGTGAGCCGGCTGCTAGGCGACAAAACCGAGAAGAAGGTTATCGACATAGTGGAGCAATACGGCGTGTGGGCCGTAGTCATTGCGCGCCTCTCTCCTGCCCTCTCCGACGACGCCATTAGCTTTGTGGCGGGGGTGGCGCGCATGGGATACCTAAAATTTATGGCCGCTACGGTGGCCGGCGTTGTGCCCTTAATTGCGCTGCTAGCGTACCTGGGCGAAGACAGCAAACGCCTGAAAACCGGGTTACTATGGGTGTCGGGGGTGAGTGTGCTGCTGTTCGGAGCGTACGTATGGTGGGACCACCGCCGACAAAAATCCAGCTAA
- a CDS encoding DUF421 domain-containing protein — protein MNTSFFVDLLGLHADASSITTAQVAVRAVLVFCAALAMLRVAGPRTFGRDMAFDLVLKITLGSLLSRAVMAASPLGSTLLACAIFVGLHRLLATVAYHYNWFDWLIKGKSTLLAEEGQLLREKMRESEITEKELLEGLRESASVSSVDQIEALHLERSGKFSVIKKQEN, from the coding sequence ATGAATACCAGCTTTTTTGTTGATTTATTGGGGTTACACGCCGACGCAAGCTCTATTACCACAGCACAGGTAGCGGTACGGGCCGTGCTCGTGTTTTGCGCGGCCCTCGCCATGCTGCGCGTAGCCGGCCCCCGCACCTTCGGCCGCGACATGGCTTTCGACTTGGTACTGAAAATCACGCTGGGCTCCCTGCTCAGCCGGGCCGTCATGGCGGCGTCCCCTTTAGGGTCAACGCTGCTGGCCTGCGCCATTTTTGTGGGCTTGCACCGCCTGCTAGCCACGGTGGCGTACCATTATAATTGGTTTGACTGGCTTATCAAGGGCAAATCCACCTTGCTCGCAGAAGAAGGCCAGTTGCTGCGCGAAAAGATGCGCGAAAGTGAAATAACCGAGAAAGAACTGCTGGAGGGGCTACGCGAATCAGCCAGCGTTTCATCGGTAGACCAAATCGAGGCGTTGCACCTGGAGCGCAGCGGCAAGTTCAGCGTGATAAAGAAGCAGGAAAACTAA